A genomic window from Mesorhizobium sp. 131-2-1 includes:
- the nthA gene encoding nitrile hydratase subunit alpha, giving the protein MSHDHDHDNELDPFAARVRALETILTEKGLIDPAAIDVIVDTYETKIGPRNGARVVAKAWTDPAYADWLKRNATAAIESLGYTGRQGEHMQAVFNSEDTHNLVVCTLCSCYPWSVLGLPPVWYKAPPYRSRAVIDPRGVLAEFGLTLPTDKKIRVWDSTAELRYLVVPMRPKGTDGWSEEQLAGLVSRDAMIGTALAREPE; this is encoded by the coding sequence ATGTCCCATGATCATGACCATGACAACGAGCTCGATCCGTTTGCGGCGCGCGTGCGCGCGCTGGAGACGATCCTGACCGAGAAAGGCCTGATCGATCCGGCCGCGATCGACGTCATCGTCGACACCTACGAAACCAAGATCGGGCCGCGCAACGGCGCCAGGGTGGTGGCGAAGGCCTGGACCGACCCAGCCTATGCCGACTGGCTGAAGCGCAATGCGACGGCGGCGATCGAATCGCTGGGCTACACCGGCCGCCAGGGCGAGCACATGCAGGCCGTCTTCAACAGCGAGGACACGCACAATCTCGTCGTCTGCACGCTTTGCTCCTGCTACCCGTGGTCGGTGCTCGGCCTGCCGCCGGTCTGGTACAAGGCGCCGCCCTACCGCTCGCGGGCGGTGATCGATCCGCGCGGCGTGCTGGCGGAATTCGGCCTGACCTTACCCACCGACAAGAAGATCCGCGTCTGGGATTCGACCGCCGAGCTGCGCTACCTCGTCGTGCCGATGCGGCCGAAGGGCACCGATGGCTGGAGCGAGGAACAACTCGCCGGGCTGGTTAGCCGCGATGCGATGATCGGCACTGCGCTGGCGAGGGAGCCCGAATGA